In a single window of the Streptomyces sp. NBC_00353 genome:
- a CDS encoding ArsR/SmtB family transcription factor, which translates to MADDLFKALADPTRRTILDELTEKSGQTLFEICSRLSMKHQLGISRQAISQHLAVLEAAGLVETRREGRYKFHDLNTAPLRQIAERWLVPDSSGPKESTP; encoded by the coding sequence ATGGCGGACGACCTTTTCAAAGCCTTGGCCGACCCCACCCGCCGCACCATCCTCGACGAGCTCACGGAGAAGTCCGGACAGACACTGTTCGAGATCTGCTCGCGACTGAGCATGAAGCATCAGCTCGGCATCTCACGCCAGGCGATCTCCCAGCACCTCGCCGTGCTGGAGGCCGCAGGGCTCGTCGAGACCAGGCGGGAGGGCCGCTACAAGTTCCACGACCTGAACACAGCCCCGCTGCGGCAGATCGCCGAGCGATGGCTCGTGCCCGACTCATCCGGACCAAAGGAGAGCACCCCATGA
- a CDS encoding DUF6174 domain-containing protein: MYLLVASAALALAVIGCGAGSTPATAGGGGRAKAARWSEPNRYSFRLLSESGERGGLGEYRITVGNGKVVKAIGLDEPARRTVEGNPQDVPTLGGLLTDVQKARAGEAEVAEAVFAPDGHPTEIHIDWLENAIDDEADYLITEYRELP; the protein is encoded by the coding sequence ATGTACCTGCTCGTCGCATCCGCTGCGCTTGCCCTCGCCGTGATCGGCTGCGGCGCAGGGTCCACACCGGCCACCGCCGGAGGCGGTGGCCGGGCAAAGGCAGCCCGATGGTCTGAACCGAATCGGTATTCCTTCCGGCTTCTCTCCGAGTCCGGAGAGCGGGGCGGCCTTGGGGAGTACCGGATCACCGTGGGAAACGGGAAGGTCGTCAAAGCGATCGGCCTCGACGAGCCGGCCCGGCGCACGGTCGAGGGGAATCCGCAGGATGTCCCGACGCTTGGCGGTCTCCTCACTGATGTCCAAAAGGCCCGTGCAGGCGAGGCTGAAGTCGCGGAGGCGGTATTTGCCCCAGATGGACACCCCACTGAGATTCACATCGACTGGCTGGAGAATGCCATCGATGACGAGGCCGACTACCTCATCACCGAATACCGCGAACTCCCCTGA
- a CDS encoding VOC family protein, whose translation MTSRFTELVVDCHDPERLAAFWCKVLDFKVIDRSEGKVEIGSWMPTIEDVRARQMPPTLVFIQVPEDKTVKNRLHLDVSPIDGSTEDEVTRLLGLGATKTDVGQGPDRNWVVMADPEGNEFDVLRTLAPQT comes from the coding sequence ATGACAAGTAGGTTCACCGAGTTGGTCGTTGACTGCCACGATCCGGAGAGGCTCGCGGCCTTCTGGTGCAAGGTCCTGGACTTCAAGGTGATCGATCGGAGCGAGGGCAAGGTCGAGATCGGCTCCTGGATGCCGACCATCGAGGATGTTCGGGCCCGCCAGATGCCGCCCACCTTGGTGTTCATCCAGGTGCCCGAGGACAAGACTGTGAAAAACCGGCTTCACCTCGACGTCAGCCCGATCGACGGCAGCACCGAGGACGAGGTGACCAGATTGCTCGGCCTCGGCGCCACCAAGACGGACGTGGGCCAGGGCCCAGACCGAAACTGGGTAGTCATGGCAGACCCCGAGGGCAACGAGTTCGACGTCCTACGCACCCTGGCACCGCAGACCTAG
- a CDS encoding pentapeptide repeat-containing protein → MAGQPLAWFTHARFSEIVRFTRAQFSATTRFDDAQFSGPARFSGHFALMPRFGPVVCARVVDLSGAVFEVPVTLEIAARKVRL, encoded by the coding sequence ATTGCGGGACAGCCCTTAGCCTGGTTCACTCACGCGAGGTTCTCCGAGATCGTCAGGTTCACCAGAGCACAGTTCTCAGCCACAACCAGGTTCGACGATGCACAGTTCTCCGGACCAGCCAGGTTCAGCGGCCACTTTGCGCTGATGCCCCGGTTCGGGCCGGTGGTGTGTGCCAGGGTGGTTGATCTGTCTGGTGCGGTGTTCGAGGTGCCGGTGACGCTGGAGATCGCGGCCCGTAAAGTGCGCTTGTAA
- a CDS encoding alpha/beta hydrolase: MDMPMGYVATTALFAWCTFFAVVAPRRPRPLATMSFWFGLGLNEVPFVGIYVLVASTVLAAAQGDLESPGAKVTTAVAAVVTVGLAVSAWRGLRTDQVVGRALEQGLGTGWRDRVHVPLRRHRPWARILLLPGLMRQRGVQRIPNIGYGDAGRRNLLDIYRRRDTPQNAPVLIYFHGGHYTSGAKNREARPLLYRLASQGWVCISANYRLRPQTTFPGHQIDAKKVIAWVREHAPEHGADPSRLFVAGSSAGSNLASLCALTPNDPVFQPGFESADTSVTAAICLYGYYGHFFGEEPDETPSPNQPYAYLNPGAPPFLIAHGTKDALATVEGARNFVAQLRRVSDSTVVYAELPGGQHAFDLFHSPRFEAVVGGVEAFAAWVLAAPQHTPDSAH, encoded by the coding sequence ATGGACATGCCGATGGGATATGTGGCGACGACCGCACTCTTCGCCTGGTGCACCTTCTTCGCCGTTGTCGCTCCACGCCGGCCCCGGCCACTGGCGACCATGAGCTTCTGGTTCGGCCTGGGCCTCAACGAGGTGCCGTTCGTGGGCATCTATGTCCTGGTGGCCTCCACGGTACTGGCCGCCGCCCAGGGTGATCTGGAGTCACCGGGCGCCAAGGTGACAACCGCGGTGGCCGCCGTCGTCACCGTCGGACTTGCTGTCTCCGCCTGGCGGGGCCTGCGCACGGATCAGGTGGTCGGGCGGGCTCTTGAGCAGGGCCTCGGCACCGGCTGGCGGGATCGCGTGCACGTACCGCTGCGCCGCCACCGGCCCTGGGCCCGCATCCTGCTGCTGCCGGGCCTGATGCGGCAGCGGGGCGTGCAGCGGATCCCGAACATCGGCTACGGGGACGCAGGCCGCCGGAATCTCCTCGACATCTACCGCCGCCGCGACACACCACAGAACGCGCCGGTCCTGATCTACTTCCACGGCGGCCACTACACCAGCGGGGCGAAGAACCGCGAGGCACGGCCCCTGCTCTACCGGCTCGCCAGCCAGGGGTGGGTGTGCATCAGCGCCAACTACCGGCTGCGGCCCCAGACCACCTTCCCCGGCCACCAGATCGACGCCAAGAAGGTCATCGCCTGGGTCCGCGAGCACGCCCCCGAGCACGGCGCCGATCCGTCGAGGCTGTTCGTGGCGGGCAGCTCCGCCGGCTCCAACCTGGCGTCCCTGTGCGCGCTCACGCCGAACGACCCGGTGTTCCAGCCCGGATTCGAGTCGGCCGACACCTCGGTCACCGCGGCGATCTGCCTCTATGGCTACTACGGCCACTTCTTCGGCGAGGAGCCCGACGAAACGCCGTCCCCGAACCAACCGTATGCGTACCTCAACCCCGGTGCGCCACCATTCCTCATCGCCCACGGCACCAAGGACGCGCTGGCGACCGTCGAGGGCGCCCGGAACTTCGTCGCCCAACTGCGCCGCGTCTCGGACAGCACCGTGGTCTACGCCGAACTGCCCGGCGGACAGCACGCTTTCGACCTGTTCCACTCCCCGCGCTTCGAGGCAGTCGTGGGCGGCGTCGAAGCCTTCGCCGCCTGGGTCCTGGCTGCTCCGCAGCACACTCCCGACTCAGCGCATTAG
- a CDS encoding glutamate racemase, producing MMVALIDSGLGLLSTTGWLRHLAPELDLLLFLDPDGAPWGSRTASFVTDRLFSAAQLAVQRGAEAIVVPCNTATVTAIDALRESFEPRVPVIGTVPAVKPAAAAAQGIAVWATVRTTASDYQDRLIADFANGRPVARVACPGLAEAIDHGDMTAATEAIADAAKRTPQNCDSVVLGCTHYPLVAPEILQSLPTGTTLYDSAEAVARQTLRRLDRTTQSRSTTGSIDVVLSGRRGNLPAGAHAYPLGRALAAAARVPREILITAATRASMAAPAI from the coding sequence ATGATGGTGGCATTGATCGACTCAGGGCTTGGCCTCCTTTCCACCACAGGGTGGCTTCGGCACCTCGCCCCGGAACTCGATCTGCTTCTGTTTCTGGACCCCGACGGCGCCCCCTGGGGATCGAGAACGGCCTCCTTCGTCACGGACCGTCTGTTCAGTGCCGCTCAATTGGCCGTCCAGCGGGGCGCGGAGGCCATCGTGGTCCCCTGCAACACCGCCACCGTCACCGCGATCGACGCTCTGCGCGAGAGTTTTGAACCCCGTGTGCCTGTGATCGGAACCGTGCCCGCCGTGAAGCCGGCCGCAGCGGCCGCCCAAGGCATCGCCGTGTGGGCAACCGTCCGGACCACGGCGAGTGACTACCAGGATCGCCTGATCGCGGACTTCGCGAACGGCCGGCCTGTCGCGCGTGTCGCATGCCCTGGTCTGGCCGAGGCGATCGACCACGGAGACATGACCGCAGCAACGGAAGCGATCGCCGACGCGGCAAAGCGGACCCCCCAGAATTGCGACTCCGTGGTGCTGGGATGCACGCACTACCCCCTGGTGGCGCCAGAGATTCTGCAGAGCCTGCCCACCGGAACCACCCTGTACGACAGCGCGGAGGCAGTCGCCCGCCAAACACTGCGGCGATTGGACAGAACCACGCAATCGCGCAGCACCACGGGCTCCATCGACGTGGTACTCAGCGGGCGCCGCGGAAATCTCCCAGCAGGCGCCCACGCCTACCCGCTGGGTCGCGCCCTTGCCGCCGCAGCGCGGGTGCCCCGCGAAATTCTCATCACTGCCGCAACTCGCGCCTCGATGGCTGCTCCAGCGATCTGA
- a CDS encoding DUF6228 family protein: MGLIEVVPGQVELVVRGAGSQAPSIRLFDWSRTDEFEVVFAVEAVDDGLRARIGAVTVSAWDRAGYLTEFLDGLARDFRGWEGERSWVNNELVVAATFGSGGHVCLSWTLRADVFSSGWECTVTTVIDAGEELTTVAADVQEFFRQG; the protein is encoded by the coding sequence GTGGGTCTGATCGAGGTGGTTCCTGGGCAGGTCGAGCTCGTCGTTCGGGGGGCGGGGTCGCAAGCGCCCTCTATCCGGTTGTTCGACTGGTCGCGGACAGATGAGTTCGAGGTCGTATTCGCCGTGGAGGCTGTCGATGACGGCCTGCGCGCACGGATCGGGGCCGTGACCGTGAGTGCCTGGGACCGGGCGGGATACCTGACCGAGTTTCTCGACGGTCTTGCGCGCGACTTCCGCGGTTGGGAGGGCGAGCGGTCTTGGGTCAACAACGAGCTGGTCGTGGCAGCGACGTTCGGTTCGGGCGGTCACGTGTGTCTGAGCTGGACCCTGCGAGCCGACGTCTTCTCCAGCGGCTGGGAGTGCACTGTGACGACCGTGATTGACGCTGGCGAAGAGCTGACGACTGTCGCTGCCGACGTGCAGGAATTCTTCCGCCAGGGGTAG
- a CDS encoding YcxB family protein, with protein sequence MAEGRSAEGTDNSAETSDDVVDEQTAVQLVYRPQSADALVGLRVRERIKRTGLLLRRVFLTLWVGQWLLAAVGRGSIDVISTVLFLFVVLVVWGYPRLQAAHVQRIIGWQGEYRATVSPAGITCRNDHSTLVQKWSVYQGYRETAGHFVLLSRDPNIMYLGVLPKRGVHEAGGLDRLRSILDQHATRV encoded by the coding sequence ATGGCCGAGGGCCGCAGTGCCGAAGGCACCGACAACAGCGCGGAAACCTCTGACGATGTCGTGGACGAGCAGACCGCGGTCCAGCTGGTGTACCGGCCCCAGTCTGCCGACGCACTGGTCGGCCTGCGGGTCCGCGAGCGGATCAAGCGGACCGGGCTACTGCTACGGCGTGTGTTCCTCACACTGTGGGTAGGGCAGTGGCTGCTCGCCGCCGTGGGCCGCGGGAGTATCGACGTGATCTCGACCGTTCTGTTCTTGTTCGTCGTCCTGGTGGTGTGGGGGTACCCGCGGCTGCAGGCCGCCCACGTACAGCGGATCATTGGATGGCAGGGCGAGTACCGCGCCACCGTGTCTCCGGCCGGGATCACCTGCCGCAACGACCACAGCACGTTGGTCCAGAAGTGGTCCGTCTACCAGGGCTACCGGGAGACGGCAGGTCACTTCGTCCTGCTCAGCAGGGACCCCAACATCATGTACCTCGGTGTGCTGCCCAAGCGGGGCGTGCATGAGGCCGGGGGCCTCGACCGGCTGCGGTCCATCCTGGACCAGCACGCCACTCGCGTGTGA
- a CDS encoding transposase has product MGSRREAPKQWNDLQTAGVITASEPSWIAPFTGLSPRAFGKLITMLRREGADAVRPGRPWSLPLEDRALLVAAYWRTNLTLRQLAPLFGISKSTADRVIDHLGPLLALKQRQRFRNDTVLIVDGTLVPTRDHSIAEKSKNYRYSTNHQAVIDADTRLVVAVGRPVPGYRNDCKAWAESGAKAAVGRTTAIADGGYPGTGPVIPHRRPAGGELCQWKQEHNRSHKQVRARVEHVFARMKTWKILRDCRLKGDGVHHAMLGIARLHNLNQAA; this is encoded by the coding sequence CTGGGTTCACGCAGGGAGGCCCCGAAGCAGTGGAATGATCTCCAAACGGCTGGTGTGATCACGGCGTCGGAGCCGTCTTGGATAGCCCCGTTCACGGGGCTGAGCCCTCGCGCATTCGGCAAGCTGATCACGATGTTGCGGCGCGAGGGTGCCGACGCGGTGCGCCCGGGACGCCCCTGGTCGCTACCCCTGGAGGACCGTGCGCTCCTGGTCGCGGCCTACTGGCGCACGAACCTGACCCTGCGCCAGCTCGCGCCGCTGTTCGGCATCTCGAAGTCCACTGCAGACCGCGTCATCGACCACCTCGGCCCCCTGCTCGCACTCAAGCAACGGCAGCGGTTTCGGAACGACACCGTGCTCATCGTGGACGGCACGCTGGTCCCCACCCGCGACCACAGCATCGCCGAGAAGTCGAAGAACTATCGGTACTCCACCAATCACCAGGCCGTCATCGACGCCGACACCCGCCTGGTCGTCGCAGTAGGTCGGCCAGTGCCCGGCTATCGCAACGACTGCAAGGCGTGGGCCGAGTCCGGGGCAAAGGCCGCCGTCGGCCGGACCACCGCAATCGCCGACGGCGGCTATCCGGGCACCGGGCCGGTCATCCCGCACCGCCGCCCGGCCGGCGGCGAGCTCTGCCAGTGGAAGCAGGAGCACAACCGCTCCCACAAGCAGGTCCGGGCCCGCGTCGAGCACGTCTTCGCTCGCATGAAGACCTGGAAGATCCTGCGCGACTGCCGCCTCAAGGGCGACGGCGTCCACCACGCCATGCTCGGCATCGCACGCCTGCACAACCTCAACCAGGCCGCGTAG
- a CDS encoding baeRF3 domain-containing protein: METDALTSDMLRDLRSDRPYPAVSLTMPTHRREPENAQDALQLRNLLAEAERRIDTDPQASRQDRIDLHAQLERAVADVDLRHVMDGLVLYATTEEHQIWTVPRHVPERVVLSDTFLTRNLVAAKAQAHPYWVLAVAADRATLWSGAGGTLHQHEGNGFPAVAPEGEWDVQHKERVGDQPSTFSDEHTRRFMRSVDTALASMLSAEPRPLFLVGLAEAMTLLQEVGIAARAPAATVMKGNLTDGPESVLLQELEPARAALAAQETSRVDTALDDARSRRTFAAGLDEVWEAARAGRAAMIAVEEHFQPTVRLTDGHLTPLSGEPEGGWEAGVREDIVDELVETALDHGTEVVFLPDDRLTEHDRIAAVLRY; encoded by the coding sequence ATGGAAACTGATGCCCTGACTTCCGACATGCTGCGAGACCTGCGGTCTGACAGGCCCTACCCGGCGGTCTCCCTGACGATGCCGACGCACCGGCGCGAGCCGGAAAACGCCCAGGACGCGCTGCAACTGCGCAACCTCCTCGCGGAAGCCGAGCGCCGGATCGACACCGACCCGCAGGCATCGCGCCAGGACCGCATCGACCTGCACGCCCAGCTGGAGCGGGCAGTGGCCGACGTCGATCTGCGCCACGTCATGGACGGCCTGGTGCTGTACGCCACCACTGAGGAGCACCAGATCTGGACCGTGCCACGTCACGTCCCGGAGCGGGTAGTCCTCAGCGACACCTTCCTGACCCGCAACCTGGTCGCTGCCAAGGCCCAGGCCCACCCCTACTGGGTGCTGGCCGTCGCCGCCGACAGGGCGACCCTGTGGAGCGGCGCAGGTGGCACCCTCCACCAGCACGAGGGGAACGGATTCCCCGCCGTGGCCCCGGAAGGCGAGTGGGACGTCCAGCACAAGGAACGCGTGGGCGACCAGCCGAGCACTTTTAGCGATGAGCACACCCGCCGCTTCATGCGCAGCGTCGACACCGCGCTCGCCTCGATGCTGTCAGCCGAGCCCCGCCCACTGTTTCTCGTCGGACTCGCCGAGGCCATGACCCTGTTGCAGGAGGTCGGCATCGCAGCCCGCGCCCCGGCCGCCACAGTGATGAAGGGGAACCTCACCGACGGCCCCGAAAGCGTCCTCCTCCAGGAACTCGAACCCGCCCGCGCCGCACTGGCCGCCCAGGAGACCAGCCGGGTCGACACGGCGCTGGACGATGCCCGCAGTCGGCGAACCTTCGCCGCCGGGCTGGATGAGGTCTGGGAAGCTGCCCGCGCCGGGCGCGCCGCGATGATCGCCGTCGAGGAGCACTTCCAGCCCACCGTTCGGCTGACCGACGGCCACCTCACCCCGCTGAGCGGCGAACCAGAGGGCGGCTGGGAGGCCGGCGTTCGCGAGGACATCGTCGACGAACTCGTCGAGACCGCCCTGGACCACGGCACCGAAGTGGTCTTCCTCCCCGACGACCGCCTCACCGAACATGACCGGATCGCCGCAGTGCTGCGCTACTGA
- a CDS encoding YdeI/OmpD-associated family protein: MDEIGGVEVVAFADGEAFDGWLAAHHARHDGVWVKVAKKGSGIASVTADELVDAGLCWGWISGQRRSLDASYYLQKYVPRRPKSLWSQVNVDKVAALAAAGRMREPGLAEVRKAQADGRWAAAYAPQSTAAVPDELAAALAADARATKAFGALDKTAKYLVLLPLLQARTPEGRQAAVERAVRALAADG, encoded by the coding sequence ATGGACGAGATCGGCGGTGTCGAGGTCGTGGCCTTCGCGGACGGCGAGGCGTTCGACGGCTGGTTGGCGGCTCACCACGCACGGCACGACGGCGTGTGGGTCAAGGTCGCCAAGAAGGGCTCCGGGATCGCGTCCGTGACAGCCGACGAACTGGTCGACGCGGGGCTGTGCTGGGGCTGGATCTCGGGTCAGCGCCGGTCGCTCGACGCTTCGTACTACCTGCAGAAGTATGTGCCGCGGCGCCCCAAGAGCCTGTGGTCGCAAGTAAACGTCGACAAGGTCGCCGCGCTGGCGGCCGCGGGCCGGATGCGCGAGCCGGGCTTGGCGGAGGTACGCAAGGCGCAGGCGGACGGACGTTGGGCCGCGGCATACGCGCCGCAGTCGACGGCCGCAGTGCCCGACGAACTGGCGGCGGCGCTGGCGGCGGATGCCCGGGCGACAAAAGCCTTCGGGGCACTCGACAAGACCGCGAAGTACTTGGTGCTTCTGCCCTTGCTCCAAGCTCGAACTCCCGAGGGGCGCCAAGCCGCAGTGGAGCGCGCGGTGCGGGCGTTGGCCGCCGACGGGTAG
- a CDS encoding VOC family protein, with protein MKIHLTSVFVDDQAKALRFYTEILGFVKKHDVPVGEKDRWLTVVSPDEPGGTELLLEPAGHPAVKPYRDTLVKDGIPLAQFAVDDVKAEYERLRSLGVRFTQEPLEMGPVTTAVFDDTCGNLIQIATKPQ; from the coding sequence ATGAAGATTCATCTGACCAGTGTCTTCGTCGACGACCAGGCCAAGGCTCTGCGCTTCTACACCGAGATCCTCGGCTTCGTGAAGAAGCACGACGTCCCGGTGGGCGAGAAGGACCGGTGGCTGACCGTCGTCTCGCCCGACGAGCCCGGCGGCACCGAACTCCTCCTGGAGCCCGCCGGCCACCCGGCCGTCAAGCCCTACCGCGACACCCTCGTCAAGGACGGCATCCCGCTCGCCCAGTTCGCCGTCGACGACGTGAAGGCGGAGTACGAGCGCCTGCGCAGCCTTGGAGTCCGCTTCACCCAGGAACCCTTGGAGATGGGCCCCGTCACCACCGCCGTCTTCGACGACACCTGCGGCAACCTGATCCAGATCGCGACGAAGCCGCAGTAG
- a CDS encoding DUF4241 domain-containing protein codes for MEWIGDARLAAGPEATWYLETAFTPGEHLGTVYDDPTTPVVVTGIEEVTAIRIPSGRLVVDAPWHDDETWEYERGLPTSPPRELAVRIPPGTYRVEIAWTAGPYEFFGEHFDGVACAATRLCISEDLVVGWEMGLGVDDDIDRLQPGEQIRFGSDANVGCFADAGAWMALTAPFRAYVDGRPVPRDSEQLPGWCERVTDESQQADLVTFTAESGGVVWLGRTKTGDVAAIVVTSGMPGAKA; via the coding sequence ATGGAGTGGATCGGGGACGCTCGGCTGGCGGCCGGGCCGGAGGCCACCTGGTACCTCGAGACGGCGTTCACGCCTGGGGAGCACCTGGGGACGGTGTACGACGATCCGACAACGCCGGTCGTGGTCACGGGGATTGAAGAGGTGACCGCCATCCGCATACCCAGCGGCCGTCTCGTCGTGGACGCGCCGTGGCATGACGACGAAACCTGGGAGTACGAGCGAGGACTGCCGACGAGTCCCCCACGGGAGCTGGCGGTGCGAATTCCCCCGGGCACCTACCGGGTGGAGATTGCGTGGACGGCGGGGCCGTACGAATTCTTCGGGGAGCACTTCGACGGCGTTGCGTGCGCCGCGACCCGCTTGTGCATCAGTGAAGACCTCGTGGTCGGGTGGGAGATGGGCCTGGGTGTCGACGACGATATCGACCGGCTTCAGCCGGGCGAGCAGATCCGTTTTGGCTCCGACGCCAATGTGGGCTGCTTCGCCGACGCCGGCGCGTGGATGGCTTTGACCGCGCCGTTTCGCGCGTATGTGGACGGCAGGCCGGTGCCGCGCGACTCCGAACAGCTGCCCGGCTGGTGCGAGCGGGTAACCGACGAGTCGCAACAAGCCGATCTGGTCACGTTCACGGCAGAGTCGGGCGGCGTCGTCTGGCTGGGCCGCACCAAGACCGGCGACGTGGCCGCGATCGTCGTAACCAGCGGCATGCCTGGTGCCAAGGCCTGA
- a CDS encoding IS110 family transposase yields MPELWAGTDAAKAAHHCTVIDTDGTRLLSRRVSNNERELRQL; encoded by the coding sequence GTGCCCGAGCTCTGGGCGGGGACGGACGCCGCCAAGGCCGCGCACCACTGCACGGTGATCGACACAGACGGGACAAGGTTGCTGTCGCGCCGAGTGTCCAACAACGAGCGCGAGCTCCGGCAGTTGTGA